From Pseudomonas sp. G2-4:
GGAAAGGGTAACGATGGGGTAATTGCCGATGATGAGCGTGCCTTCCTTGCCGCTGGGCTTGGTGTACTTCAAACGCCAGGTCTTCACGCCATTGGGTTTGACGAAAAGGTACATGCCGCCGCCGTCGAACAGTTTGTAGGCGCGTTCGCGGGTTTTGGCCGTGCGGCATTGCAGGTCGCTGAGGGGGATCGCTAGACGTGGCATAGGGGTACGCGCTCCTGACCGGGAAATCGCAGTACCCCTAACATACCCTCGGGGAAGGGGGATTTTGTTGGATCCCGACAGAGGGTCCTGGAACGAAAAAAACCCGCCAAAAGGCGGGTTTTCGGGGCTTCCAGAGCATTCAGTAGAATGCAATGGAGCCTAATGTGGTGCCGGCACCAGGAGTCGAACCCGGGACCTACTGATTACAAGTCAGTTGCTCTACCAACTGAGCTATACCGGCGTGTGGGCGACGATTATAGCGATTGGGCCAGTTCTGTAAACCCCTGAATTCTGACTATTTTTGCATGGGGTTCGGCTTAGACACGGGGGCGGCAGGTGAGTCGTTTGTGTAGGGCTCGTCAGGTGCGGTTGTTTTGCAGGTGTTGCGTTGGGCTTTGGCATGTCGACGCGTTCACGGGCGGTGGTGATATCCAGGAGCAACAGCAGGTGAAGTTCGTGTCGTGCTGTACACAATTACTCCCTCAGAACCGCACCGAATTCGTTGGTTATGTCGTTTCGCTCAGGCGCTTATGCACAATTAGAAGGGCGAGGCCGCCGGCATCTTGCGTTTTTGTGACAGCTTTCTCGTTTGCTCGCAAATGCCTGTTTTCATGGTTTTTTATGCAGATGAACAAAAAATGACCACCCTTCGTTCGGTCAGGAAATCGCAGGTTTCTTGGCGCCGCGTAGATTCCATCAACAGAGTTATCCACAGGCTGTTTCGCTTCAATAACGCTCTGCAAGCACCATCAGGTTTCGTGGCGTCAGGAGTGTTTCGCAGAAAATGCCAAGGCGGACGTCGTAGCCTTTTTGAACAAGGAAAAGCGCTCGATCCAGGACCAGCCACAGCTCCAGTGGCCGTCGGAAAAGGCCTCGCACCAATTCCAGGTTGCGCACTTCGGTCAGACGTTGATAGCCCGCCGCTTCCAGCGCAGCCCAATCCGGCGAACCGACTGTGGGTAAGTCTTTCAGCGCCGCCAGATCGGTACAGTATTGGGCGAAGGATTTTTCCAGCCAAGCGCTCGGTAACGAAGGGGTGGGCAGGTACTCATCGCACTCTCTGATTTGCCGTTGCAGCAGATCAAAGCCCAGGCGCCAGGCCATGGAGTGGTCTCGTTGCCGTCGGATGCGAGCACCCGCAGTGACGGTTTCTGTGAGCGGCAGAGCGAGGTCGTCGAGCGATAGCTGTAGGGCGGAGCCTTTGGCGGCGTCGGACAGCGGTTGATAACACTCAGTGCTGATGCGGTTGTAGCAGCACGGTGCGACAGCCAATTGTGTGCAGCCAGTGGCACTTGCCAATTGCATCAGCCGCACATGCAGGTCACCGCAGGCGTGCAGGGCCACGGGTGTGTGTTCGGGGTTGATCGCCTGGGCTGCGTCCGCCGCCAATACATCTTGTTGCAGATGAGTGCCAGGTAGGTGATGGCGCTGGCTCAGTTGTTGGCCGCTGGCGACCAGGGCTGGGTCGTATTCCAGGCAGGTCAGGCTCTGCGCGTCCTGCAGCAAGCGCCGACCGAGGTGCCCTTTGCCGGCGCACCAATCCAGCCAGTGGGTGGGTTCAGTGGCGAAGTGCAGGCGGCTGGCGAAGGCTTCGATCTGTTGCCATTTGCGGCCGGGCACGTCGACGTTGAGGCGATGGACGGGTGCTTTCAGCGTGCGGGCTGGTAACTCAGCGATTGCGCTCAGTTCGCGGGAAATGGTCGCCAATTCCGGGAACGGCGCTGGCGCATCTTCAATCAGCCACGGCTGATGATGGTCGTTTTCCGCATCTTCGAGTGAACGCTGGCGTAGCCAGTGGGCCAATTCCGGGTAGGCGGTTTCCCATGGCAGTTGCAGATGGGTGAAGGGGCGCGGTTTCCACAGTGCCTGGTGCGCGGTGAGAAAAGTATCCAGCGCCGTGAAGCGGGCGAGCAACGCCTCGCCCGTCAGCACGTCGCCGTCAGCGTCCTTGGCAGGCATCGACGCGCAACCAGCGCTCCAGCTGCTTGAAGCCTTGCACCAGCAGGAACGCCATCAACAGGTAGAACATGCCGGCCGCGAAGAAGATCTCCACCGGCAGGTAAGTCCGGGCAATGATGGTTCGGGCCATGCCGGTGAGTTCCAGCAGGGTCACGGTACTCGCCAGGGCGCTGGCCTTGAGCATCAGGATCACTTCGTTGCTGTAGGCCGGCAGGCCGATGCGCGCGGCGCGGGGCAGCATGATGTAGAACAATGCCTTGGGCCGCGACATGCCCAGGGCCCGTGCGGCTTCGATCTCGCCCTTTGGGATGGCCTGGATCGCGCCGCGCAGGATCTCGGCGATGTAGGCGGCGGTGTGCAGGGTCATGGTGACCGTGGCGCACCAGAACGGATCGCGCAGATACGGCCACAACGCGCTGCTGCGCACGGCATCGAATTGCGCCAGGCCGTAATAGACCAGGAACAGCTGAACCAATAACGGCGTGCCACGAAAAAAGAAGATGTAGGCGTAGGGAAAAGCCCGCACGTACCACAGGCGTGAAGAGCGCGCGATGCCCAGGGGGATCGCCAGCAGCAGGCCGGCAATCACGGCGATGGCCACCAGTTCCAGGGTCAGTGTGGCGCCCTGGGCCAGCTTCGGCAGCCACTTGATGATGACTTCCCAGTTCATTGGGTGCTCCTGGCAAAACCACGGGCGGCGCGTCGTTCCAGTAGGTGCATGCCGATCATGGCGAGCACCGTCAGCCCCAGGTACATGAACGCCGCCACCATATAGAAGGTGAACGGTTGCTTGGACACGGTCACGCCGGTTTGTGCGTGGCGCATGATTTCTTCCAGTCCGATCACCGAGACCAGGGCCGTGTCTTTCATCAGGATCATGAACAGGTTGCCAAGGCCGGGCAGGGCGATGCGCCACATCTGCGGCAAGATCAGTCGAGTGAAGATGCGCCACTTGGACAGGCCCAAGGCGACGCCGGCTTCACGATGACCCTTGGGAATCGCCAGGATCGCGCCACGAAACACTTCCGTGGCATAGGCGCCAAAGCACAGGCCCAGGGCGACGACGCCAGCGGCGAAGGCGTTAAGGGCAAGGTCGGGATAGCCGACGGATTCGCCCAAGGCCCGCATCAGGTTGACGGTGCCGAAGTAGATCAGCAGCACCCAGAGCAGCTCCGGGATGCCGCGGACCAGTGTCGAATAGGTGCCGCCAAGCCATTGCAGCGGCTTATACGGGGACGTCTTGGCCAAGGCACCGAGCAGGCCGAGCACCAGCCCCAGGCACAGGGCCGAGAGTGCCAGTTTGACGGTCATCAGCGCCCCTGCGGCGAGCGCCGGGCCGAATCCGTAGAGATCGATCATCATGGGTGTGTGTTCATATCGCGGCAGGCTTTGCAAAGGGCCGGCGCTGCCGGGGAGCAGCGTCGGCCAGGCACGTCAGCATCAATAGATGTTGAACGGGAAGTACTTGTCGTTGATTTTTTTATAGGTGCCATCGGCGACGATTTCTTTCAGTGCGGCGTTCAGCTTGTCGCGCAGCGGGTCACCCTTGCGTACGGCGATGCCGATCTTGTCGCTTTCCACCAGCGGGTCGCCCTTGAATTCATAAGCGCGGCCGGCCTCGGTTTTCAGCCAGTCGTAGTTCACGTATTTGTCCGCCAGAATCGCGTCGACGCGGCCGGAGGTCAGGTCCAGGTAGGCGTTTTCCTGAGTGTCGTAGAGCTTGAGGGTGATGGCGTCCTCATAGTTGTCTTCAAGATAAGTGCCGGCCAGGGTAGAGCGTTGGGCGCCGATGACCTTGCCTTGGAGCGAGTCTTTATCGGTTTTGAAGTCGACGTTCTTGGGTGCAATGAATTGCAGCTTGTTGGAGTAGTACGGGTCGGTGAAGTCCACGGCCTGCTTGCGCTCGTCGGTGATCGACAGCGAAGAGATCAGGAAATCGAATTTCTTGGCGTTCAGGGCCGGGATGATGCCGTCCCAATCGGAAGTGACCACTTCGCACTCGACTTGCATCTTGGCGCACAGGGCGTCGCCGATGTCTTTATCGAAACCCACGACCTGGCCGCTGGCGTCCTTGTTGTTGAACGGCGGGTAGGCTGCTTCGATGCCCATCTTCAGTTTGTCGGCTGCCATGGCACTGGCTGAGAAGACCAGGCTGGCGGCTGCGGCCAGGAGGAATTTCTTGTAGGTCTGCATGTGTACTGCTCCGTTAGCGGTTGCTAGACATGAATTGTTTGCAGCGTGCCGAAAGCGGGTTCTCGAAGACCTGCTGCGGCGATCCTTGCTCCTCGACCAGGCCCTGATGGAGGAACACCACTTCGCTGGAAACCTGACGGGCGAAGCCCATTTCGTGGGTCACCAACAGCATGGTGCGACCCTCTTCGGCCAGGGCGCGGATCACACTAAGTACTTCCTGAACCATTTCCGGGTCAAGGGCGGAGGTGGGTTCGTCGAACAGGATCACTTTGGGCTGCATCGCCAGCGTGCGGGCGATGGCGGCGCGTTGCTGCTGGCCGCCGGACAGCTCGCCAGGGTAGGCGTGGCGTTTGTCGGCGATGCCGACCTTGGCCAGCAAGGCTTCGGCGACTTCGACAGCTTCGGCCTTGCTTTGGCCGAGCACCCGGCGCGGGGCTTCGATGATGTTGTCGAGCACGCTCATGTGGGGCCAGAGATTAAAGTTTTGAAACACAAAACCGATCTCGCTGCGCATGCGGTTGATCTGTTTGCCGTCGGCGGCCACCAGTTCACCGTTTTTCGCTGCCTTGAGCTTGAGCTCCTCGCCGGCCACCAGAATCTGCCCCTGGTTGGGGTTTTCCAGCAGGTTGATGCAGCGCAGGAACGTGGATTTGCCGGAACCGGAGGAGCCCAGGATCGAGATCACATCGCCGTCGCGGGCGGTCAGCGAGACGCCTTTGAGCACCTCCAGCTGGCCGTAGCGTTTGTGCAGGTTGCGGATTTCAAGCGCGGGCGTGGCCTGGGCCATGTGCGGTCCTCATGGTGTGTGCTCCCTTGCTGTTGGTGGCCTTCCTGGCGAGGCGGCCAAGCTAGCATGCGTCCGAATGGCCGCCAACAGTGCTGCGGGTGGTAAACCGGGGATGTGCGGCAGGTTGTCGCATCGGCGCAGCAGACTGTCGCGTCATCAACAACCGAACGGCCGCCTGGACCCTTGCTACCGGTGAAAAGCCCGGGGAGTCGC
This genomic window contains:
- a CDS encoding methyltransferase translates to MPAKDADGDVLTGEALLARFTALDTFLTAHQALWKPRPFTHLQLPWETAYPELAHWLRQRSLEDAENDHHQPWLIEDAPAPFPELATISRELSAIAELPARTLKAPVHRLNVDVPGRKWQQIEAFASRLHFATEPTHWLDWCAGKGHLGRRLLQDAQSLTCLEYDPALVASGQQLSQRHHLPGTHLQQDVLAADAAQAINPEHTPVALHACGDLHVRLMQLASATGCTQLAVAPCCYNRISTECYQPLSDAAKGSALQLSLDDLALPLTETVTAGARIRRQRDHSMAWRLGFDLLQRQIRECDEYLPTPSLPSAWLEKSFAQYCTDLAALKDLPTVGSPDWAALEAAGYQRLTEVRNLELVRGLFRRPLELWLVLDRALFLVQKGYDVRLGIFCETLLTPRNLMVLAERY
- a CDS encoding ABC transporter permease — its product is MNWEVIIKWLPKLAQGATLTLELVAIAVIAGLLLAIPLGIARSSRLWYVRAFPYAYIFFFRGTPLLVQLFLVYYGLAQFDAVRSSALWPYLRDPFWCATVTMTLHTAAYIAEILRGAIQAIPKGEIEAARALGMSRPKALFYIMLPRAARIGLPAYSNEVILMLKASALASTVTLLELTGMARTIIARTYLPVEIFFAAGMFYLLMAFLLVQGFKQLERWLRVDACQGR
- a CDS encoding ABC transporter permease, producing the protein MMIDLYGFGPALAAGALMTVKLALSALCLGLVLGLLGALAKTSPYKPLQWLGGTYSTLVRGIPELLWVLLIYFGTVNLMRALGESVGYPDLALNAFAAGVVALGLCFGAYATEVFRGAILAIPKGHREAGVALGLSKWRIFTRLILPQMWRIALPGLGNLFMILMKDTALVSVIGLEEIMRHAQTGVTVSKQPFTFYMVAAFMYLGLTVLAMIGMHLLERRAARGFARSTQ
- a CDS encoding ABC transporter substrate-binding protein, which translates into the protein MQTYKKFLLAAAASLVFSASAMAADKLKMGIEAAYPPFNNKDASGQVVGFDKDIGDALCAKMQVECEVVTSDWDGIIPALNAKKFDFLISSLSITDERKQAVDFTDPYYSNKLQFIAPKNVDFKTDKDSLQGKVIGAQRSTLAGTYLEDNYEDAITLKLYDTQENAYLDLTSGRVDAILADKYVNYDWLKTEAGRAYEFKGDPLVESDKIGIAVRKGDPLRDKLNAALKEIVADGTYKKINDKYFPFNIY
- a CDS encoding ABC transporter ATP-binding protein; this encodes MAQATPALEIRNLHKRYGQLEVLKGVSLTARDGDVISILGSSGSGKSTFLRCINLLENPNQGQILVAGEELKLKAAKNGELVAADGKQINRMRSEIGFVFQNFNLWPHMSVLDNIIEAPRRVLGQSKAEAVEVAEALLAKVGIADKRHAYPGELSGGQQQRAAIARTLAMQPKVILFDEPTSALDPEMVQEVLSVIRALAEEGRTMLLVTHEMGFARQVSSEVVFLHQGLVEEQGSPQQVFENPLSARCKQFMSSNR